Part of the Drosophila simulans strain w501 unplaced genomic scaffold, Prin_Dsim_3.1 Segkk46_quiver_pilon, whole genome shotgun sequence genome is shown below.
TGGAGAACGTAATTCGTGATGCCGTCACCTACACCGAACACGCCAAGAGGAAGACAGTTACAGCCATGGATGTTGTCTACGCTCTGAAGAGGCAAGGCCGCACCCTCTACGGATTTGGCGGTTAAAAAAACTGTAAATTCTGTACCCCTATTAAGCAatcggtccttttcaggaccactatttagtttttaaaaggaggaagattttcaaaaagtatttaattttattggttgggacttaagaaatatgtagatcgtaactaaaataaatgtcgGTCGTTCGTACTCTTTCAGACGGAATGTGTATTTCTAACATGGCCTTGAACAGACTGAAGTGGTTTTAGACACCGCGTGTAAAGCATCACATCGTGGTGTGGGAGTATTTAAAGAAGCAAATTGTAGTTTATACCGCATATAGAAGAAAAACTGTACTACATGTCAATctttaagtagttttttttatgatttactatttacaaaaaaattccaagtgtaaaatttttttcaattctttggTAATAATTTGGTCGTCCTGAAAAGGACGGTTTGACGATTTTATGTACAAGTAGGTTTTTAGCTTAGCCTTTGAAACGTTTAGGCCTTCTTCTCGGTCTTCTTGGGCAACAGAACAGCCTGTATATTAGGCAACACGCCACCTTGTGCAATTGTGACGCCGGAGAGCAGCTTGTTTAACTCCTCGTCGTTTCGGATGGCCAGTTGCAGATGACGCGGAATAATTCTAGTCTTCTTGTTGTCACGAGCAGCATTGCCAGCCAACTCGAGAACCTCAGCGGCCAGATATTCCATTACGGCAGCTAGGTAAACTGGAGCGCCTGCACCAACACGCTCGGCGTAGTTGCCCTTTCGCAGCAGACGGTGAATACGGCCCACAGGGAATTGAAGACCGGCACGGTTCGAGCGGGACTTTGCCTTTCCCTTCACtttgccaccttttccacGTCCAGACATTTTGCTTTGCGTTTATTTCACTTAGTTCACTTTACACACGGAACACGAATGCTCGTCGAACCCCGACAGcggaatatttatacttttccgtttgccgGCGCGTTCAGTTAGGGGTGGGTGACTTAGACCTGAATTGACTGctcgaaaaaaagtataaaggtGAACGCGTTCGGGCCCACATCACGATAAGTGAATTgtgtttgtgaaaatataagtaaCGTGAACAATGCCTCCGAAAACTAGTGGAAAGGCAGCCAAGAAGGCTGGCAAGGCTCAGAAGAACATCACCAAGAccgacaagaaaaagaagcgcaaGAGGAAGGAGAGCTATGCCATCTACATTTACAAGGTTCTCAAGCAGGTCCATCCTGACACCGGAATTTCGTCGAAGGCGATGAGCATAATGAACAGCtttgtaaatgatattttcgaGCGAATTGCTGCCGAAGCGTCTCGTCTAGCTCACTACAACAAGCGCTCGACCATCACCAGTCGGGAAATCCAAACGGCTGTTCGCCTGCTTCTGCCTGGAGAGTTGGCCAAGCATGCTGTCAGTGAGGGAACCAAGGCTGTTACCAAGTACACCAGCTCCAAATAATTGGCTCCTGCGAATGCGGACAACAATCCAAAACGGCCCTTTTCAGGGCCACAATGGTTTATaccaaagaaatgcatttttcaatataccAATCACCAAtcatcgaaaattaatttaccaataAAACGTATCTACCcgcaagtgagtgagtgatactgttcaaataaatatcggaaacgaaaactgaatgcggccaatatgcaatataattcaataacGCAAGACATGAagcgttttattgttgctgcgaacgtcagctaataaataagtagaacattttaatacacaaatactatttaaattaaagtttttttctcttgcaAAAGAACGTTGTAGCCCTGAAAAGGActtgtataaacaaatttcagatctataaatcataaatctaaatttttgaTTGCGAACATGTACCAAATACTGtactttttcacaatttactttttggcagccgTAGTCTTTGCTTTCGGCTTCTTGGCGGTAGCAGAAACCGATGCTTTCTTCACCGTCTTTTTGGGTCTTGCAGACACCgctggctttgcctttggggCTTTCGCTACTACAGCCTTTGGCTTCGATGCAGTCACTTTCGCCTTTGTTGCGGCGTTCTTCGACTTTACGATTCCAGTTTTCTTGGCATCCTTGGCTTTTGCCTTctcagttttcttattttcggcAGTCTTTTTGGTAGCCACACCCTTCTTAGCTTTGGGCTTTTTGTCAGCAGCCCCAGCGGCGGTTTTTTTTGAGGAGACACCAATCTTCTTAGAGGCTACCTTCttgctttgaacttttttctctGCAGACAAAACCTTCGACTTTGCCTTCGGATCTTTGTCCTTCTTGGCGGAGGCCGACAGTTTAAAAGATCCAGATGcaccttttccctttgtttggaTAAGCTTTCCATTGACCACGGCCGATTTTAGGTACTTCTTGATGAATGGCGCTAACTTTTGGGCGTCGCATTTATAGGTGGcagtgatatatttttttattgcaagaaGTGATGAACCGCCACGttcctttaaatttttaatagaagCGTCCACCATTTGCTGAGTTGGCGGATGTGACGGCGTCGCAGTGGCTTTCTTAGCCTTTGTGCCAGCGGATCCAGATGCCTTTTTTTGGACCACTTTTTTCTCAACTGTCGCTGGCGTGGCAGCCACTGGGGAAGCGGGCGTTGCAACTGCAGAATCAGACATTTTATTCACCGAGaacactttttttctgttaaaaacGGCCCGCGCGCTGCCTACCAACCTCCTTTGCtcttatgagaatcgaggaggagagcaCTTTAACAATGCTACTGACATCAGTCGTTTACTATGTCGAAGTTGGCTTGaagtataaactttttttaattttttagtatttaaaatcattaataaaaataaggttttaattgttctacacttttaaataattatttcgtcactttgcatttttaaaaggatGTAATATGGATTTTGAGACTTTCAAATGTTGattgaagttttatatttacatttttaactggaccaatttataacaaaacatcaattaaaataagaaatattgcaaatattttactaattcctaatgtttattgaaattgcaacgTTCATCCCTTAGAAAGACTTCTGAAAGAAgcgtatattattaattaaggtACTATATTAGATAATTTAAGTTCACATTAACCTACAGAAACAGTTTCTTTTACGGCAgcattcagaaataattttctattgttaaaaatacaaatactttcttaaataatataatattaatataataaataaaattttcttgaattattaatgtgtttgcttaattagaTCAGACCTTTcatgcatattttcaaataatttgttcggAAATCAATCGATTTCCTCGCCATATATGCATTAGCCTCGAtgtagtcaaataaataaatcaaatgaaaaataagaagcaacaatttttttattatcctttgttatgtaatagatattaaattccccaaccaaattagccaatttccatgctgaattttagataacttttattttttacagacGTTTGAAGGGACAGTGTCAATAGTCCCGTACGACCtcttcaataatatttacaacttaaattaacacatagaaaaaatataaaacagctcattttattttattattttctgttattttataaatattgctctcatcaatgtaatttcattatttccaaaCTGTCTTTCGcggaatttagattttttttaggtgtttaAAGTTCAGCGTCCCTTGCCACGACACTGGCACTGCTAGTTTTACTGGACGTTAGCACcaagaacaataaaaaatatttattattgtaataacctcttctttaatttaataataaaaataagattattttgattCTTTCTCTGGCAGAATTACTATTTTACGTATGATTGaagatattaatataataataatagaatatgaattttgttcttatttgtttttattttataaatagtcgcaacagaaaattttatCTCATTGAATCTAGTTtgtggtcctgaaaaggaccgatTATAGAGTACTACACTGCAAGTTGATGCCTGTCAGCTTAAGCACGCTCGCCGCGAATGCGTCGCGCTAACTGGATGTCTTTGGGCATAATGGTGACACGCTTGGCATGAATGGCACACAAGTTGGTATCTTCGAAGAGACCAACTAGGTAGGCTTCGCTAGCTTCCTGCAGAGCCATAACGCCGAGCTCTGGAATCGC
Proteins encoded:
- the LOC120285545 gene encoding histone H2A, with amino-acid sequence MSGRGKGGKVKGKAKSRSNRAGLQFPVGRIHRLLRKGNYAERVGAGAPVYLAAVMEYLAAEVLELAGNAARDNKKTRIIPRHLQLAIRNDEELNKLLSGVTIAQGGVLPNIQAVLLPKKTEKKA
- the LOC120285548 gene encoding histone H2B: MPPKTSGKAAKKAGKAQKNITKTDKKKKRKRKESYAIYIYKVLKQVHPDTGISSKAMSIMNSFVNDIFERIAAEASRLAHYNKRSTITSREIQTAVRLLLPGELAKHAVSEGTKAVTKYTSSK
- the LOC120285535 gene encoding histone H1-like, coding for MSDSAVATPASPVAATPATVEKKVVQKKASGSAGTKAKKATATPSHPPTQQMVDASIKNLKERGGSSLLAIKKYITATYKCDAQKLAPFIKKYLKSAVVNGKLIQTKGKGASGSFKLSASAKKDKDPKAKSKVLSAEKKVQSKKVASKKIGVSSKKTAAGAADKKPKAKKGVATKKTAENKKTEKAKAKDAKKTGIVKSKNAATKAKVTASKPKAVVAKAPKAKPAVSARPKKTVKKASVSATAKKPKAKTTAAKK